From Deltaproteobacteria bacterium, the proteins below share one genomic window:
- a CDS encoding putative toxin-antitoxin system toxin component, PIN family — protein MIKVVLDTNVLTSAILFGGKPRRILELAFRGEIQVCVSEPILEELKGVLRRPRFDFSAEVVQTILAELIGLADFVYPSQRIEVVAEDPDDNRILECALEAWADYIITGDSHLLNLMSFKDILIVAPDKLLEKLR, from the coding sequence ATGATCAAAGTTGTTCTGGACACAAATGTCCTGACTTCTGCGATTCTGTTTGGTGGTAAACCGAGGCGGATTCTTGAATTAGCTTTCAGAGGGGAGATACAGGTCTGTGTTTCAGAACCGATATTGGAAGAACTAAAGGGAGTATTACGAAGACCGAGGTTCGATTTCAGCGCAGAGGTAGTGCAGACGATTCTTGCTGAGCTGATTGGTCTAGCTGATTTCGTCTATCCATCACAGAGAATCGAAGTAGTGGCTGAAGATCCAGATGACAATCGGATCTTGGAATGTGCCTTGGAAGCTTGGGCTGATTATATAATAACCGGTGATAGTCATCTACTAAACTTGATGAGTTTCAAGGATATCTTGATTGTCGCTCCTGATAAGTTGTTAGAAAAGCTTCGTTAG
- a CDS encoding molybdopterin-binding protein: MRKVKVKEAIGMVVGHDLTRIVPGEFKGAVFKKGHIIQEEDIPLLLDTGNEDIYVLELGEGELHEDEAGMRIARAIAGPGIEFSSPEEGKVSLQARWRGLLRIDIALLEGINSMGDIIVSTLHNNTPCKEGTTVAATRIIPLTIAEQRVKWVEDSCRNKKVVDILPYQLKRVGVMVTGNEVYHGRIRDSFDEMVGRKIKGYGANILEKVIVPDDPEQIASSLLRLKDMGGEVFLSTGGLSIDPGDVTKRGIEEAGAEIISYGSPVLPGAMFLYALLDGIPLLGLPACVFYYQTTIFDLIFPRVLAGEQITRKEIIRMGHGGLCLGCEVCRFPICPFGKG, encoded by the coding sequence ATGCGCAAGGTAAAGGTAAAAGAGGCCATCGGGATGGTAGTGGGGCATGACCTCACCAGGATAGTACCGGGCGAGTTCAAGGGGGCGGTCTTCAAGAAGGGTCACATCATCCAAGAGGAGGATATCCCCCTACTCCTGGATACGGGAAATGAGGACATATATGTACTGGAGCTTGGGGAAGGGGAGCTTCATGAGGATGAGGCGGGGATGCGCATCGCCCGGGCCATCGCCGGCCCAGGTATAGAATTCTCCAGCCCAGAGGAAGGCAAGGTCTCCTTGCAGGCCAGATGGAGGGGATTGCTGCGGATAGACATAGCCCTCTTAGAGGGGATCAACTCCATGGGAGACATCATCGTCTCCACCCTCCACAACAATACCCCCTGCAAAGAGGGAACCACGGTGGCCGCTACCAGGATAATCCCCTTAACCATTGCCGAGCAGAGGGTTAAATGGGTGGAGGACAGTTGCAGGAATAAAAAGGTGGTGGACATCCTCCCTTATCAGTTGAAGAGGGTGGGGGTGATGGTGACCGGCAATGAGGTCTATCATGGGCGGATCAGGGACAGCTTTGACGAAATGGTGGGGAGAAAAATAAAAGGTTACGGGGCCAACATCTTGGAGAAGGTCATTGTCCCGGATGACCCCGAACAAATCGCCAGCTCCTTGCTGCGGTTGAAGGATATGGGGGGAGAGGTCTTCTTGAGCACGGGCGGACTCTCCATCGACCCCGGCGATGTCACCAAAAGGGGGATAGAGGAGGCAGGGGCAGAGATCATCTCCTATGGCTCTCCTGTCCTTCCCGGGGCGATGTTCCTCTATGCCCTCTTGGACGGGATCCCCCTGCTGGGGCTTCCCGCCTGCGTCTTTTACTATCAAACCACCATCTTTGACCTCATCTTCCCCCGGGTATTGGCCGGAGAGCAAATCACCCGCAAGGAGATAATAAGGATGGGGCATGGGGGGCTGTGCCTGGGGTGTGAGGTCTGCCGCTTCCCCATCTGCCCCTTTGGTAAAGGTTAA
- the yqeC gene encoding putative selenium-dependent hydroxylase accessory protein YqeC — translation MNPRVIREVNRLWEEVYPYLARYVMDLYGDQEGDVLELGPFSGGISKEFLSLSPHWKIVIAGELLELFDPLKEEIRGTTHAKRIMFKPSPLFPLVFLNQSFDLVIFRGAFFFLSPSILQEVYRVLRPEGLAILGGGYGPHTPLALIGEKAEESKRLNKLLGKRWTTKEEVARMIQEASLEEEAEISEEGGLWVILRKGKEEVGGGGDLGLAQALCLGHHEIISLVGAGGKTALLFALAEELCARGAKVITTTTTKIFEPTGEQVSYLIIEENHTRAMELVREGLSSYGHVTLAAKKFAGEKIGEVSPDLIERIDQELPIDHIIVEADGAKRLPIKAPADHEPVVPPATSLLIPMVGIDALGRPLGEEAAFRPSRIAELTGATIGDPITPQVIASLIIHPQGLIKGTPPRARVIPFLNKVETQEGLEGGREVAHEVLRNGDQRIEGVVLGRLFYRRPIVEVIRRKGTDERDL, via the coding sequence ATGAACCCCAGGGTAATCAGAGAGGTAAATAGGCTTTGGGAGGAGGTCTATCCCTACCTGGCCCGCTATGTAATGGACCTATATGGCGACCAGGAGGGGGACGTGCTGGAACTGGGCCCCTTTTCCGGGGGGATCAGCAAGGAGTTCCTCTCCCTCTCACCACATTGGAAGATAGTAATTGCCGGGGAACTGTTGGAGCTTTTCGACCCCCTGAAAGAAGAGATAAGGGGGACCACCCATGCCAAGAGGATAATGTTTAAACCCTCTCCTCTGTTCCCTTTGGTCTTTCTGAACCAAAGCTTTGACCTAGTGATCTTCCGAGGGGCCTTTTTCTTCCTCTCCCCCTCCATCCTACAGGAGGTCTACCGGGTGCTGAGACCAGAAGGGCTTGCCATCTTGGGGGGTGGGTATGGGCCCCACACCCCTCTGGCCTTGATAGGGGAGAAAGCCGAGGAGTCAAAGCGGTTAAACAAACTGCTGGGAAAGAGATGGACAACAAAGGAGGAGGTAGCCAGGATGATCCAGGAGGCGTCCCTGGAAGAGGAGGCAGAGATCTCGGAGGAGGGGGGCCTGTGGGTAATCCTGAGAAAGGGAAAGGAGGAGGTAGGAGGAGGAGGAGACCTTGGTTTAGCCCAGGCCCTCTGCCTCGGGCACCATGAGATCATATCCTTGGTGGGAGCAGGGGGAAAGACGGCCCTGCTGTTCGCCCTGGCAGAAGAACTCTGTGCAAGGGGTGCCAAGGTCATAACTACTACTACTACCAAGATATTTGAGCCCACTGGAGAACAAGTTTCCTATTTGATAATAGAAGAGAACCATACGCGGGCCATGGAATTGGTGCGGGAAGGGCTTAGTTCCTACGGCCATGTCACGTTGGCTGCCAAGAAATTTGCAGGAGAAAAAATAGGGGAGGTGAGTCCTGATTTGATAGAGAGAATAGATCAGGAACTACCAATAGACCATATCATCGTAGAGGCTGATGGGGCCAAGAGGCTCCCTATCAAGGCCCCCGCAGACCATGAACCGGTAGTTCCCCCAGCTACATCCCTCCTCATCCCCATGGTGGGAATCGACGCCCTGGGAAGACCCTTGGGCGAAGAAGCGGCCTTTCGCCCTAGTCGCATCGCGGAGCTGACAGGGGCAACAATAGGGGATCCCATCACCCCCCAAGTCATAGCCAGCTTGATCATCCACCCCCAGGGGCTTATCAAGGGCACCCCTCCGAGGGCAAGAGTCATCCCCTTTCTCAACAAGGTCGAGACCCAGGAAGGGCTGGAGGGGGGAAGGGAGGTGGCCCATGAGGTCTTGCGCAACGGGGATCAACGGATAGAGGGTGTTGTGCTGGGAAGGCTCTTTTACCGCCGTCCCATAGTGGAGGTCATCAGGAGGAAGGGCACAGATGAGAGAGATCTATGA
- a CDS encoding EF2563 family selenium-dependent molybdenum hydroxylase system protein, with amino-acid sequence MDERTPLRNLLVMIKGGGEMASGVAHRLFSSHLKVFLTEIPQPLCIRREVSFCEAIFQEEKEVEGITAKHIPSPQEVYATWEEGKIPLLIDPEGTSREVMRPHVIVDAILAKRNTGTYKGDAPLVIGLGPGFWAGKDVDVVVETNRGHYLGRVIYNGPAQPDTGVPGEIAGVSAQRVVRAPRDGTFRLAKRIGDMVKRGEVIAWVEGEPMRTAIEGVIRGLLREGTEVHKGLKAGDVDPRGVRENCYTISDKARAVGGSVLEAILAHFNL; translated from the coding sequence ATGGACGAGAGGACCCCCCTAAGGAACCTCCTCGTGATGATCAAGGGAGGGGGGGAGATGGCCAGCGGGGTGGCCCACAGGCTCTTTAGCTCACATCTGAAGGTCTTCCTGACCGAAATCCCGCAACCCCTCTGCATCAGGAGGGAGGTCTCCTTCTGCGAGGCCATCTTCCAAGAAGAAAAAGAGGTAGAAGGGATAACGGCCAAACACATCCCCTCCCCCCAAGAGGTCTATGCCACCTGGGAGGAGGGAAAGATCCCGCTGCTCATCGACCCTGAGGGGACCTCCAGGGAGGTTATGAGGCCCCATGTGATCGTGGACGCCATCTTGGCCAAAAGAAATACCGGCACATATAAAGGGGATGCACCCTTGGTCATCGGTCTGGGACCAGGTTTCTGGGCGGGGAAGGATGTAGATGTGGTCGTCGAGACCAACAGGGGGCATTACCTGGGGAGGGTCATCTACAACGGCCCGGCCCAACCGGACACTGGGGTGCCTGGGGAGATCGCCGGGGTGAGTGCCCAAAGGGTCGTGCGGGCACCCAGGGATGGTACCTTTCGCCTGGCGAAGAGGATCGGGGACATGGTCAAAAGGGGGGAGGTAATAGCCTGGGTAGAAGGGGAGCCGATGAGGACGGCCATAGAGGGGGTGATCAGGGGGCTGCTACGGGAGGGAACGGAGGTGCACAAGGGATTAAAGGCCGGTGACGTGGACCCCAGAGGGGTAAGGGAAAATTGCTATACCATTTCGGATAAGGCAAGGGCCGTCGGGGGAAGCGTCCTGGAGGCCATCCTTGCGCACTTCAACCTTTAA
- a CDS encoding ribbon-helix-helix protein, CopG family, whose protein sequence is MKSSTVNISFNKELLKQIDQVAEEESRSRSELIREAARGYIERKRKWKRVFDLGRIKAETKGITETDIKEEIAAYRKEKKK, encoded by the coding sequence ATGAAATCCAGCACAGTCAACATATCTTTCAATAAAGAATTACTCAAGCAAATTGATCAGGTAGCGGAAGAAGAATCGCGATCTCGCTCAGAACTCATTCGTGAGGCGGCCAGGGGGTATATTGAGCGTAAGCGGAAGTGGAAAAGGGTCTTTGACCTTGGTCGAATCAAGGCTGAAACAAAGGGAATCACGGAAACGGATATCAAGGAGGAAATCGCTGCTTATCGAAAAGAGAAAAAGAAGTAG
- a CDS encoding XdhC family protein yields MREIYEEILRLLTEGKKVILATVIQQVGSAPRKRGAQMLIRADGSSLGSVGGGRIEAEVLKEAKGVWTPGEAKVLAFHLTGQEVAETEMLCGGNVEVLIEPLLPGLRELYATLLEIKKRGGEVALATFIATEPLREAVGTKGLVFPDGKGLGSLRLEGDALTEARKVIKEKKVQLLPYRGGDLYLEPIFSEPTLYIFGAGHISRHLAPVANMVGFKVIVIDDRAEYANREHLPQADEIWVEKFEGVGQKIDPDRESYMVIATRGHMHDYTVLKQVLPIECRYIGMIGSRRKRDLIYQQLRQEDYTKEELGRVHAPIGLAINAETPEEIAVSIVAELIKVRAEGKPSQEKTWKV; encoded by the coding sequence ATGAGAGAGATCTATGAGGAGATCCTGCGGCTCTTGACAGAGGGAAAAAAGGTAATCCTGGCCACTGTCATCCAACAGGTGGGCTCTGCCCCCAGAAAAAGAGGGGCCCAGATGTTGATCAGGGCGGATGGGTCGTCCCTAGGGAGCGTGGGGGGCGGACGCATTGAGGCCGAGGTCCTGAAAGAGGCCAAAGGGGTATGGACCCCGGGAGAGGCGAAGGTCTTGGCCTTTCACCTCACCGGCCAGGAGGTGGCCGAAACGGAGATGCTGTGTGGGGGAAACGTCGAGGTCCTCATTGAACCTCTCTTACCAGGGCTCAGAGAGCTCTATGCCACGCTGCTTGAAATAAAAAAGAGGGGAGGGGAGGTAGCCTTGGCCACCTTTATCGCCACCGAACCCTTGCGGGAGGCAGTGGGGACCAAGGGGCTTGTATTCCCCGATGGAAAGGGCTTGGGTTCCTTAAGGTTAGAAGGGGATGCCCTCACAGAAGCCCGAAAGGTCATAAAAGAGAAGAAGGTTCAACTCCTCCCCTATCGAGGGGGAGACTTATATCTGGAACCGATCTTCTCCGAACCCACCCTATACATCTTCGGGGCAGGACACATATCCCGCCATCTCGCCCCCGTGGCCAATATGGTGGGGTTCAAGGTCATCGTCATCGACGACCGCGCAGAATACGCCAACCGAGAACATTTGCCTCAAGCCGACGAGATATGGGTGGAGAAATTCGAAGGGGTTGGGCAAAAGATCGATCCAGACAGGGAATCCTATATGGTGATCGCCACCCGAGGACACATGCACGACTACACGGTCTTGAAGCAGGTCTTGCCCATAGAGTGCCGCTACATCGGGATGATCGGGAGCCGCCGGAAACGGGACCTCATCTATCAACAACTGAGGCAGGAGGACTATACCAAAGAGGAATTGGGGAGGGTCCATGCCCCCATCGGCCTCGCAATCAATGCAGAGACCCCTGAGGAGATCGCCGTGAGCATCGTCGCGGAGCTGATCAAGGTAAGGGCAGAGGGCAAACCCTCTCAAGAGAAGACATGGAAGGTATAA